From a region of the Brachyhypopomus gauderio isolate BG-103 unplaced genomic scaffold, BGAUD_0.2 sc64, whole genome shotgun sequence genome:
- the agxt2 gene encoding alanine--glyoxylate aminotransferase 2, mitochondrial, with protein MFSRTNGLCLSRKSEMWRAVGSVVQLHRWGGVLCQNATVKHSSPQMPPCDFKPDPYQGASKENLLQVRQRICNPMTMKVTFYQRPVFIYHGYMQWLWDVDGRRYLDMFAGVATVSVGHCHQKVRQVAEKQLGRLWHTTSIYIHPQIEEYAEKLTSRLPEPLKVVYLTNSGSEANDLAMLMSRLHTGHHAITTLRGSYHGGSGTTMGLTHDGAYKFPVSSAQGCHASMCPDVFRGPWGGRHCRDSPVQTTRECSCSPGECVAKDMYMDQLKEMFATCVPEKIAAFFSEPIQGVGGSVQYPRNYLKEAYQLVREKGGLCVADEVQTGFARTGSHFWGFQSHDVIPDIVTMAKGIANGFPMGAVVTTEEIARTFVKGLHFNTFAGSPLSCAIGSSVLDVITEERIQENSDVVGTYLLKQLAKLRDKYEIVGDVRGKGLMIGVEMVKDKASRVPLPPENMAEIFEDTKDMGVLMGKGGTYGQVFRIKPPLCVTKADADFFMAVFDQALQNYTERRGGG; from the exons GTGTGTTATGTCAGAATGCTACAGTGAAGCACTCATCACCACAGATGCCACCGTGTGACTTTAAGCCCGACCCTTACCAG GGTGCATCTAAGGAGAACCTGCTCCAGGTTCGGCAGCGTATCTGCAATCCCATGACCATGAAGGTGACGTTCTACCAGAGACCCGTCTTCATCTACCACGGCTACATGCAGTGGCTGTGGGACGTTGATGGGAGACGCTACCTGGACATGTTTGCGGGGGTCGCCACCGTCAGCGTGGGGCACTGTCACCA gaaAGTGAGACAAGTGGCAGAGAAGCAGCTGGGGCGTTTGTGGCACACCACATCCATCTACATCCACCCTCAGATTGAGGAATATGCTGAGAAACTCACCTCCCGCCTGCCCGAGCCTCTCAAG GTGGTTTATCTGACAAACAGTGGCTCTGAGGCTAATGACCTGGCCATGTTGATGTCTCGCCTGCACACAGGACACCACGCCATCACCACTCTGAG gggGTCGTACCACGGCGGTAGCGGGACCACCATGGGTCTGACCCACGACGGCGCCTACAAGTTCCCCGTGTCCTCCGCGCAGGGCTGCCACGCT TCCATGTGTCCGGACGTGTTTAGGGGACCCTGGGGGGGAAGACACTGTCGAGATTCTCCTGTTCAAACTACCCGAGAATGTAGCTGTTCCCCTG gtgagtgtgtggccaAGGACATGTACATGGACCAGCTGAAGGAGATGTTCGCCACCTGTGTTCCTGAAAAAATCGCAGCGTTCTTCTCAGAGCCCATCCAG GGAGTTGGAGGAAGTGTCCAGTACCCCAGGAACTATCTGAAGGAAGCGTACCAGCTGGTGCGGGAGAAGGGAGGCCTGTGTGTTGCTGATGAG GTACAGACCGGTTTCGCCCGCACAGGAAGTCACTTCTGGGGCTTCCAGAGCCACGACGTGATTCCCGACATTGTTACCATGGCAAAAGGCATAGCTAATGGGTTCCCCATGGGAGCTGTGGTGACTACTGAAG AGATCGCCCGCACCTTTGTGAAGGGACTTCACTTTAACACGTTCGCTGGGAGCCCCCTGTCCTGTGCTATCGGTTCCTCAGTACTGGAC GTGATTACAGAGGAGCGTATTCAGGAGAACTCTGATGTGGTTGGCACATACCTACTGAAGCAGCTGGCCAAACTCAGGGACAAGTACGAGATCGTCGGCGACGTCCGCGGGAAAGGTCTGATGATtggggtggagatggtgaaAGATAAA GCGAGCCGAGTTCCTCTTCCACCTGAGAACATGGCGGAGATTTTTGAAGATACCAAGGACATGGGAGTGCTGATGGGGAAAGGAGGAACATACGGACAG GTCTTTCGGATCAAACCACCCCTGTGCGTCACTAAAGCCGACGCAGACTTCTTCATGGCCGTGTTTGACCAGGCTCTGCAGAACTAcacggagaggagaggaggaggatga
- the dnajc21 gene encoding dnaJ homolog subfamily C member 21 isoform X3, translating to MRCHYEVLGVKRDATDDDLKKAYRKLALKWHPDKNLEKAEEAAEQFKLIQAAYDVLSDPQERAWYDNHREALLKGGVDGEYQDDSIDLLQYFTVSCYSGYGDDEQGFYTVYRRLFESIAVEELEQSNEGDEDSDEDFPSFGDSQSDYDTVVHVFYGCWQSFCTRKNFAWREEYDTRQASNRWEKRAMEKENRKTREKARKERNELLRQLVAFVRKRDRRVQAHKRLVEEQNAQKSRRVEEMRRRQRLEQAKRAEVYQEQSWVSMSDLEKELQQMEAQYGQQFGDTSEPEEEEELHDAQEPVDAGGGDVVQVDGSDEVGDFYDDLYCPACDKSFKSDKAMMNHEKSRKHREMVTLLRQQLEEEEESLTQREGEEDEAVEEEEDQEDAPRQKLSKKQKKKKRQQRDVTKLPEELKTESPATDPTEHDVQPEQTGNSEDTPTPPEDPTHEMTKQASEPNRSSGKTKGKKGGKDSKKNNKPHGGGEVSQEHSLLVRVQEGNLRCVTCQFEFTSRNKLFDHLKVTGHATALTSSDPTSKRDKRKPR from the exons ATGAGGTGCCACTACGAGGTGCTGGGCGTCAAACGAGACGCTACGGACGACGATCTGAAGAAGGCCTATCGCAAATTAGCTTTGAAATGGCACCCAG ATAAGAACCTTGAGAAGGCAGAAGAGGCGGCCGAGCAGTTTAAACTGATCCAGGCAGCGTACGACGTGCTGAGCGACCCGCAGGAGAGAGCCTG GTATGATAACCACCGGGAGGCACTGCTGAAGGGCGGAGTCGATGGCGAGTACCAGGATGACAGTATCGATCTGCTACAGTACTTTACTGTCAGTTGTTACTCGGGTTACGGAGACGATGAGCAA GGCTTCTACACAGTTTACAGGAGACTATTTGAGTCCATTGCAGTAGAAGAGCTGGAACAAAGTAATGAGGGGGATGAAGACTCTGATGAAGACTTCCCCTCCTTCGGAGACTCTCAGAGCGACTATGATACG GTCGTTCACGTGTTCTACGGCTGCTGGCAGAGTTTCTGCACACGGAAGAACTTTGCGTGGAGGGAGGAGTATGACACGCGTCAGGCGTCCAACCGCTGGGAGAAACGCGCCATGGAGAAGGAGAACAGGAAGACGCGTGAGAAGGCCCGCAAGGAACGCAACGAGCTGCTGCGCCAGCTAGTGGCCTTCGTGCGCAAGCGCGACAGACGCGTCCAGGCCCACAAGAGACTGGTGGAGGAGCAGAACGCCCAGaagagcaggagggtggaggagatgaggaggaggcAGAGACTGGAACAGGCCAA gcgggCGGAGGTCTATCAGGAGCAGAGCTGGGTGTCCATGTCTGATCTGGAGAAGGAGCTACAGCAGATGGAGGCTCAGTATGGGCAGCAGTTTGGAGACACATCTGagcccgaggaggaggaggagctccaTGACGCACAGGAGCCTGTGGACGCGGGCGGGGGAG atgtagtgCAGGTGGATGGTTCTGATGAGGTTGGTGACTTTTATGATGACCTGTACTGTCCTGCCTGCGACAAATCCTTCAAATCTGACAAGGC CATGATGAACCATGAAAAGTCCCGGAAGCATCGAGAAATGGTGACGTTGCTACGGCAGCAgctggaagaggaggaggagtcactGACTCAGAGAGAGGGCGAGGAAGACGAGGctgtggaggaggaagaggaccaaGAGGATGCGCCCAGACAGAA GTTGTCCAAaaaacagaagaagaagaaacgaCAGCAGCGTGACGTGACC AAGCTTCCAGAAGAGCTGAAGACTGAAAGTCCAGCCACAGACCCCACAGAGCACGATGTGCAGCCTGAACAAACAGGCAACAGTGAGgacaccccaaccccacctgaGGACCCCACGCATGAAATGACAAAGCAGGCATCTGAACCCAACAGAAG TTCTGGAAAGACGAAAGGCAAAAAAGGTGGAAAAGACTCTAAGAAGAATAACAAACCTCATGGGGGTGGAGAAGTTAGTCAAGAG cACTCTCTCCTTGTCCGTGTGCAGGAAGGGAACCTACGATGTGTCACATGCCAGTTTGAGTTCACGAGCAGAAACAAGCTGTTCGACCACCTGAAGGTCACAGGTCACGCCACAGCCCTGACCTCCAGTGACCCCACCAGCAAGAGGGACAAGAGGAAGCCCCGATGA
- the dnajc21 gene encoding dnaJ homolog subfamily C member 21 isoform X1, whose product MRCHYEVLGVKRDATDDDLKKAYRKLALKWHPDKNLEKAEEAAEQFKLIQAAYDVLSDPQERAWYDNHREALLKGGVDGEYQDDSIDLLQYFTVSCYSGYGDDEQGFYTVYRRLFESIAVEELEQSNEGDEDSDEDFPSFGDSQSDYDTVVHVFYGCWQSFCTRKNFAWREEYDTRQASNRWEKRAMEKENRKTREKARKERNELLRQLVAFVRKRDRRVQAHKRLVEEQNAQKSRRVEEMRRRQRLEQAKRAEVYQEQSWVSMSDLEKELQQMEAQYGQQFGDTSEPEEEEELHDAQEPVDAGGGETRREPHTEDIDVVQVDGSDEVGDFYDDLYCPACDKSFKSDKAMMNHEKSRKHREMVTLLRQQLEEEEESLTQREGEEDEAVEEEEDQEDAPRQKLSKKQKKKKRQQRDVTKLPEELKTESPATDPTEHDVQPEQTGNSEDTPTPPEDPTHEMTKQASEPNRSSGKTKGKKGGKDSKKNNKPHGGGEVSQEHSLLVRVQEGNLRCVTCQFEFTSRNKLFDHLKVTGHATALTSSDPTSKRDKRKPR is encoded by the exons ATGAGGTGCCACTACGAGGTGCTGGGCGTCAAACGAGACGCTACGGACGACGATCTGAAGAAGGCCTATCGCAAATTAGCTTTGAAATGGCACCCAG ATAAGAACCTTGAGAAGGCAGAAGAGGCGGCCGAGCAGTTTAAACTGATCCAGGCAGCGTACGACGTGCTGAGCGACCCGCAGGAGAGAGCCTG GTATGATAACCACCGGGAGGCACTGCTGAAGGGCGGAGTCGATGGCGAGTACCAGGATGACAGTATCGATCTGCTACAGTACTTTACTGTCAGTTGTTACTCGGGTTACGGAGACGATGAGCAA GGCTTCTACACAGTTTACAGGAGACTATTTGAGTCCATTGCAGTAGAAGAGCTGGAACAAAGTAATGAGGGGGATGAAGACTCTGATGAAGACTTCCCCTCCTTCGGAGACTCTCAGAGCGACTATGATACG GTCGTTCACGTGTTCTACGGCTGCTGGCAGAGTTTCTGCACACGGAAGAACTTTGCGTGGAGGGAGGAGTATGACACGCGTCAGGCGTCCAACCGCTGGGAGAAACGCGCCATGGAGAAGGAGAACAGGAAGACGCGTGAGAAGGCCCGCAAGGAACGCAACGAGCTGCTGCGCCAGCTAGTGGCCTTCGTGCGCAAGCGCGACAGACGCGTCCAGGCCCACAAGAGACTGGTGGAGGAGCAGAACGCCCAGaagagcaggagggtggaggagatgaggaggaggcAGAGACTGGAACAGGCCAA gcgggCGGAGGTCTATCAGGAGCAGAGCTGGGTGTCCATGTCTGATCTGGAGAAGGAGCTACAGCAGATGGAGGCTCAGTATGGGCAGCAGTTTGGAGACACATCTGagcccgaggaggaggaggagctccaTGACGCACAGGAGCCTGTGGACGCGGGCGGGGGAG AAACTCGTAGAGAACCTCACACGGAAGACATCG atgtagtgCAGGTGGATGGTTCTGATGAGGTTGGTGACTTTTATGATGACCTGTACTGTCCTGCCTGCGACAAATCCTTCAAATCTGACAAGGC CATGATGAACCATGAAAAGTCCCGGAAGCATCGAGAAATGGTGACGTTGCTACGGCAGCAgctggaagaggaggaggagtcactGACTCAGAGAGAGGGCGAGGAAGACGAGGctgtggaggaggaagaggaccaaGAGGATGCGCCCAGACAGAA GTTGTCCAAaaaacagaagaagaagaaacgaCAGCAGCGTGACGTGACC AAGCTTCCAGAAGAGCTGAAGACTGAAAGTCCAGCCACAGACCCCACAGAGCACGATGTGCAGCCTGAACAAACAGGCAACAGTGAGgacaccccaaccccacctgaGGACCCCACGCATGAAATGACAAAGCAGGCATCTGAACCCAACAGAAG TTCTGGAAAGACGAAAGGCAAAAAAGGTGGAAAAGACTCTAAGAAGAATAACAAACCTCATGGGGGTGGAGAAGTTAGTCAAGAG cACTCTCTCCTTGTCCGTGTGCAGGAAGGGAACCTACGATGTGTCACATGCCAGTTTGAGTTCACGAGCAGAAACAAGCTGTTCGACCACCTGAAGGTCACAGGTCACGCCACAGCCCTGACCTCCAGTGACCCCACCAGCAAGAGGGACAAGAGGAAGCCCCGATGA
- the dnajc21 gene encoding dnaJ homolog subfamily C member 21 isoform X4 has protein sequence MRCHYEVLGVKRDATDDDLKKAYRKLALKWHPDKNLEKAEEAAEQFKLIQAAYDVLSDPQERAWYDNHREALLKGGVDGEYQDDSIDLLQYFTVSCYSGYGDDEQGFYTVYRRLFESIAVEELEQSNEGDEDSDEDFPSFGDSQSDYDTVVHVFYGCWQSFCTRKNFAWREEYDTRQASNRWEKRAMEKENRKTREKARKERNELLRQLVAFVRKRDRRVQAHKRLVEEQNAQKSRRVEEMRRRQRLEQAKRAEVYQEQSWVSMSDLEKELQQMEAQYGQQFGDTSEPEEEEELHDAQEPVDAGGGDVVQVDGSDEVGDFYDDLYCPACDKSFKSDKAMMNHEKSRKHREMVTLLRQQLEEEEESLTQREGEEDEAVEEEEDQEDAPRQKLSKKQKKKKRQQRDVTKLPEELKTESPATDPTEHDVQPEQTGNSEDTPTPPEDPTHEMTKQASEPNRSSGKTKGKKGGKDSKKNNKPHGGGEVSQEEGNLRCVTCQFEFTSRNKLFDHLKVTGHATALTSSDPTSKRDKRKPR, from the exons ATGAGGTGCCACTACGAGGTGCTGGGCGTCAAACGAGACGCTACGGACGACGATCTGAAGAAGGCCTATCGCAAATTAGCTTTGAAATGGCACCCAG ATAAGAACCTTGAGAAGGCAGAAGAGGCGGCCGAGCAGTTTAAACTGATCCAGGCAGCGTACGACGTGCTGAGCGACCCGCAGGAGAGAGCCTG GTATGATAACCACCGGGAGGCACTGCTGAAGGGCGGAGTCGATGGCGAGTACCAGGATGACAGTATCGATCTGCTACAGTACTTTACTGTCAGTTGTTACTCGGGTTACGGAGACGATGAGCAA GGCTTCTACACAGTTTACAGGAGACTATTTGAGTCCATTGCAGTAGAAGAGCTGGAACAAAGTAATGAGGGGGATGAAGACTCTGATGAAGACTTCCCCTCCTTCGGAGACTCTCAGAGCGACTATGATACG GTCGTTCACGTGTTCTACGGCTGCTGGCAGAGTTTCTGCACACGGAAGAACTTTGCGTGGAGGGAGGAGTATGACACGCGTCAGGCGTCCAACCGCTGGGAGAAACGCGCCATGGAGAAGGAGAACAGGAAGACGCGTGAGAAGGCCCGCAAGGAACGCAACGAGCTGCTGCGCCAGCTAGTGGCCTTCGTGCGCAAGCGCGACAGACGCGTCCAGGCCCACAAGAGACTGGTGGAGGAGCAGAACGCCCAGaagagcaggagggtggaggagatgaggaggaggcAGAGACTGGAACAGGCCAA gcgggCGGAGGTCTATCAGGAGCAGAGCTGGGTGTCCATGTCTGATCTGGAGAAGGAGCTACAGCAGATGGAGGCTCAGTATGGGCAGCAGTTTGGAGACACATCTGagcccgaggaggaggaggagctccaTGACGCACAGGAGCCTGTGGACGCGGGCGGGGGAG atgtagtgCAGGTGGATGGTTCTGATGAGGTTGGTGACTTTTATGATGACCTGTACTGTCCTGCCTGCGACAAATCCTTCAAATCTGACAAGGC CATGATGAACCATGAAAAGTCCCGGAAGCATCGAGAAATGGTGACGTTGCTACGGCAGCAgctggaagaggaggaggagtcactGACTCAGAGAGAGGGCGAGGAAGACGAGGctgtggaggaggaagaggaccaaGAGGATGCGCCCAGACAGAA GTTGTCCAAaaaacagaagaagaagaaacgaCAGCAGCGTGACGTGACC AAGCTTCCAGAAGAGCTGAAGACTGAAAGTCCAGCCACAGACCCCACAGAGCACGATGTGCAGCCTGAACAAACAGGCAACAGTGAGgacaccccaaccccacctgaGGACCCCACGCATGAAATGACAAAGCAGGCATCTGAACCCAACAGAAG TTCTGGAAAGACGAAAGGCAAAAAAGGTGGAAAAGACTCTAAGAAGAATAACAAACCTCATGGGGGTGGAGAAGTTAGTCAAGAG GAAGGGAACCTACGATGTGTCACATGCCAGTTTGAGTTCACGAGCAGAAACAAGCTGTTCGACCACCTGAAGGTCACAGGTCACGCCACAGCCCTGACCTCCAGTGACCCCACCAGCAAGAGGGACAAGAGGAAGCCCCGATGA
- the dnajc21 gene encoding dnaJ homolog subfamily C member 21 isoform X2, whose translation MRCHYEVLGVKRDATDDDLKKAYRKLALKWHPDKNLEKAEEAAEQFKLIQAAYDVLSDPQERAWYDNHREALLKGGVDGEYQDDSIDLLQYFTVSCYSGYGDDEQGFYTVYRRLFESIAVEELEQSNEGDEDSDEDFPSFGDSQSDYDTVVHVFYGCWQSFCTRKNFAWREEYDTRQASNRWEKRAMEKENRKTREKARKERNELLRQLVAFVRKRDRRVQAHKRLVEEQNAQKSRRVEEMRRRQRLEQAKRAEVYQEQSWVSMSDLEKELQQMEAQYGQQFGDTSEPEEEEELHDAQEPVDAGGGETRREPHTEDIDVVQVDGSDEVGDFYDDLYCPACDKSFKSDKAMMNHEKSRKHREMVTLLRQQLEEEEESLTQREGEEDEAVEEEEDQEDAPRQKLSKKQKKKKRQQRDVTKLPEELKTESPATDPTEHDVQPEQTGNSEDTPTPPEDPTHEMTKQASEPNRSSGKTKGKKGGKDSKKNNKPHGGGEVSQEEGNLRCVTCQFEFTSRNKLFDHLKVTGHATALTSSDPTSKRDKRKPR comes from the exons ATGAGGTGCCACTACGAGGTGCTGGGCGTCAAACGAGACGCTACGGACGACGATCTGAAGAAGGCCTATCGCAAATTAGCTTTGAAATGGCACCCAG ATAAGAACCTTGAGAAGGCAGAAGAGGCGGCCGAGCAGTTTAAACTGATCCAGGCAGCGTACGACGTGCTGAGCGACCCGCAGGAGAGAGCCTG GTATGATAACCACCGGGAGGCACTGCTGAAGGGCGGAGTCGATGGCGAGTACCAGGATGACAGTATCGATCTGCTACAGTACTTTACTGTCAGTTGTTACTCGGGTTACGGAGACGATGAGCAA GGCTTCTACACAGTTTACAGGAGACTATTTGAGTCCATTGCAGTAGAAGAGCTGGAACAAAGTAATGAGGGGGATGAAGACTCTGATGAAGACTTCCCCTCCTTCGGAGACTCTCAGAGCGACTATGATACG GTCGTTCACGTGTTCTACGGCTGCTGGCAGAGTTTCTGCACACGGAAGAACTTTGCGTGGAGGGAGGAGTATGACACGCGTCAGGCGTCCAACCGCTGGGAGAAACGCGCCATGGAGAAGGAGAACAGGAAGACGCGTGAGAAGGCCCGCAAGGAACGCAACGAGCTGCTGCGCCAGCTAGTGGCCTTCGTGCGCAAGCGCGACAGACGCGTCCAGGCCCACAAGAGACTGGTGGAGGAGCAGAACGCCCAGaagagcaggagggtggaggagatgaggaggaggcAGAGACTGGAACAGGCCAA gcgggCGGAGGTCTATCAGGAGCAGAGCTGGGTGTCCATGTCTGATCTGGAGAAGGAGCTACAGCAGATGGAGGCTCAGTATGGGCAGCAGTTTGGAGACACATCTGagcccgaggaggaggaggagctccaTGACGCACAGGAGCCTGTGGACGCGGGCGGGGGAG AAACTCGTAGAGAACCTCACACGGAAGACATCG atgtagtgCAGGTGGATGGTTCTGATGAGGTTGGTGACTTTTATGATGACCTGTACTGTCCTGCCTGCGACAAATCCTTCAAATCTGACAAGGC CATGATGAACCATGAAAAGTCCCGGAAGCATCGAGAAATGGTGACGTTGCTACGGCAGCAgctggaagaggaggaggagtcactGACTCAGAGAGAGGGCGAGGAAGACGAGGctgtggaggaggaagaggaccaaGAGGATGCGCCCAGACAGAA GTTGTCCAAaaaacagaagaagaagaaacgaCAGCAGCGTGACGTGACC AAGCTTCCAGAAGAGCTGAAGACTGAAAGTCCAGCCACAGACCCCACAGAGCACGATGTGCAGCCTGAACAAACAGGCAACAGTGAGgacaccccaaccccacctgaGGACCCCACGCATGAAATGACAAAGCAGGCATCTGAACCCAACAGAAG TTCTGGAAAGACGAAAGGCAAAAAAGGTGGAAAAGACTCTAAGAAGAATAACAAACCTCATGGGGGTGGAGAAGTTAGTCAAGAG GAAGGGAACCTACGATGTGTCACATGCCAGTTTGAGTTCACGAGCAGAAACAAGCTGTTCGACCACCTGAAGGTCACAGGTCACGCCACAGCCCTGACCTCCAGTGACCCCACCAGCAAGAGGGACAAGAGGAAGCCCCGATGA